In Fibrobacterota bacterium, the DNA window CTTCCCAGCGCGATGCATCCGCACAGGACGCCTTCGATGAGGCTGCGGCCGATCTGCTCTTTCCAATCGGGAAGGGTGAGGGAGGGAAGGATGACGTAATCGCCGGCTTGGTAAAGACTGCGTAACTCTTCGGCCCCGAGGGATCCGAGATGGCGCCAGCGCGATCCCAGGCGCCAGGGGAGTTCGGCCGCCAAGGGTCCCTGGCCCGCGCTCAGGACGCGCAGGCGGGGAAAACGCGGGAGGACTTCGGCGAGGAGGCGCAAGCCCTTCGCTTCCGCCATGCTCCCCGCGAAGATGAGGGCGATCTCCTCGTCCCGGATGCCGAAAACCCGGCGCAAGCCGGGACGGTCCGCCGGATCCGCGGGGCGGAACCACGACTCCGAGGCCCATAACGGGATGACGCGCGTGGGGCCCGAGTACCCGTTCGCCTTGAGCGCCGCATCGGCTTCTTCCGAAGCCGCTATGCTTCGCGATACCAGAATCTGATTCAAAAGCGTGGCCAATCGATGATGCCAGCGGTAGTAGCGGGGGGCGCGCAGGTTTTGCAGGGAATAGTTGACCACCCGCACCGGGGGCCAGCACAGCCGCGCCAAAAGCGCGTGCCAGGCCAGGCTGGCCCTATCCATCTCGTCCATGACGTACAGGTAACGCGGACGATACGTCCAGAGGTGCCAAGGCAGGGCGGGCACCAGGTAGCGGGCGCCCCCGCCGGCGAAATAGGGGGTTGCCACGATTTCGCAGCCGCTCTCGGCCCAATCGCCAACCGGACCGAAATCGCGCGAGCCGTGCCGCCAGCCCCGGGGGGAAAGGACGCGCACGCGCATGCGCCGGGCCAATTCACGGAAGAAAGGCCGATACGCGGGCACCACGGCGCCCGACCAAACGATGAGCACTTTCACGAACTCTTAAGCCTCGCGATCTCTCTCCATTTTACCATGCATAGGCCGACGATGCAGGCTTGCTCGGCCAGCGCCACGATCATCGCCTGCAGCGACGGCAGCAAGGCCCGCAGCCGTTCCCCGGCGCGCAAACCGGGCTGCCTGCAGAGGTAGCGGAAGCATTCCTTGAAGTACAACGCGAAGTATTTCACGCACCAGTCCGCCAAGGTGCCGCGGGCATCCCCATGATGGCGAACGCGAGCGTAGCTGGAAGGGTGCTTACGGTACAACCGCATCTCCGCCCCGACTAGGCGGACCTGGGTGCGATAGGCGGCGCGCAGGGAGGGCAGGAAGCGGCGAGGCAGATGGGGATGCTCCACGATCAGGTCGGCGCAAAGCGGGATGGCGACCCCGTGATCCAGCAGGGTTAGCGCCAGATCCGTATCCTCGCGGTAATTGGCCGTGAAACCTTCGTCGAACCCGCCCAAGGCGAGCGCCTTTTCCACCCGGAAGACCATGTTGGCGGTGGCATAGGCGCCGCCCGGATTGTGGAGGGAATGGGTGAACGGCGGTTTGGGGCCGGCCACGGGTCGCACGGGCCCTTCCACCGCGGCCCCGCCGGAATAACGGGATGGGATGCCCGACAGGGTTTCGAAATACGAACGCGATAAGATGCAATCGGTATCGGTGAAGGCGAGCCAGGGCGTCGGCGCATGGCGCAAGGCATGATTGCGCGCATGGGCCGCGGAAACGTGCGGCAGACGGTGGGCGGTCAGGCGCGGATGGGCGGCTTCCCGCAGCACCGCGGGGGTCTCGTCGCTGGATCCATCATCGACGACGATAAGCGGCACAAGGTCGGCGCCGCGTTCGCGCCATGCCGATAGGAAAGCCCGCAGGAGTTCCGCCTGGTTGTAGGTCGGCACCGCCAGGGAGATCTCCACTTTAAACCGCGCCCCGCCCGAACAGCACCGTCGGGATCGTCGCCATCAGGATCTTCAAGTCGATCGCCAGGGACGGATGCAGGGCGTAATACACGTCCAGATCCACCATGTCGTTGAACTTCAGCTTGGAGCGTCCGCGCACCTGCCATAGGCCAGTCATCCCTTGCGGTACCGTCATGCGCACCTTCTGGATGTCGTTGTACTGGCTCACCTCGCGCAAGAGGGGCGGCCGCGGCCCCACCAGCGACATGTCGCCCCGCAGCACGTTCCAGAACTGTGGCATCTCGTCCAAGCTCGTACGCCGCAGGAACCGGCCCATCCGGGTCACCCGCGGATCGTTGCTGATCTTGAAGGTGAGCCCGCCCGATTCGTTGAGGTTGTCCAGCTCCCATTGCTGTTGATGCGCCCCCACCCGCATGGTCCGGAACTTGACGAACTTGAAGCGATGCCCGTATTGGCCCATGCGGGTCTGCACGAAGAAGATGGGACCGCGCGAGTCGAATTTGATCAGGGCTACCATGAAGGGGAACAACACGAAAAGGATCATGAGGCCGGCCAACGCTCCCGCGATGTCCAATACCCGTTTGCCGGCGCGGTACGCGCTATCGCGAATCCCTTTCCTCGGCGTATTCGCCATAGGTCCCGAGCAATCTCCGCGCGCATGCGTCCGGGGAGAATTCCGCCCGGATGGCTTCCGTCGCTTCGCGGGTCCCCGCGGGAAGCCCGCGATTCCCCACGCTCCATTCTCGTATTTTTCGGGCCAAAATGGCCTTGTTTTCCGCCGGGAACAGGGTGCCGCGCGCGGGCCGATCGACGATCTCGGGGATGCCCCCCACGTCGCTGCCGATCACGTAGCAGCCGCGCGACAACGCTTCCAAGGCGGTATAGGGGTAATTCTCCATGAGGGAGGGCAAGATCAAGGCGCCGGCCCAATCGTAATGATCGGGCATACGGGAATGATCGCAAGGGCCCGCGTATTCCAAGGCGTAACGCCTGCCCGCGGGCCCCTGGGGCAAATCGCGGTGGGCCTGGAAATCGCGGATGCATTGGGCGTCCAGCTCGCGCGTAGGCGGGTACATATTTCCGACCACCCGCAAGGTCAGCCCTTCGGCATCGGCGCCCAGGGAATCGAGGGCCCCCAGCAGCACTTGCAGGCCTTTTCGATGCTCCACGCGCCCCACATATAGCAGATGCGCCGATGACTTGGCCTTCCAATCGATGGGATCGTCCCAGAGCAGCATAGGATTACGGTTGACCTCCGCCGCTTTGGCCAACCCCAGGATATCGCGCACGTAACCCCGCGCCACGCTGGCGCTCGGCGAGACCAGGCGGTCCGCGCGTTGGCAGGCCTGCCTTTGCAGGCGGAGCACCAGCATGCGTTCCAGGGGATTGTCCACGTACCCTTCCATCCAGCCCGTATGCACGCGGCAGATCAAGCGGGGGGCCCGGGCCCCCGGCCGGCGCGGGAAAAAGGCCCCTTCGCCCGCCGTTTCGGGATATTCCCAGGCGTCGAAGCCGGCAAGGTCGAGACGTTCTTCGAGGTAACGGCCGGCGGTGCGCGCCCAGGTCAGGGCGTCCAGATAATGCGGCAGGGTGCGACGGTACCACGCCCGATACGGGTAGAACAAGCGTCCTCCGGGCAACGGATGCGGCCCCATGGGGACGCGATGCACGAACACCCCGTACTTCGATTCCATGCGGTATTCCGGTCCGTTGCACACGACGTGGACCTCATGGCCTTCGCGGGCCATGAGCGCCGCGGCCGCCGCGGAGTAGGTCGCGATCCCGCCCACGTGGGTGAGCGGGGGATATTCCCGGGAA includes these proteins:
- a CDS encoding glycosyltransferase family 4 protein encodes the protein MKVLIVWSGAVVPAYRPFFRELARRMRVRVLSPRGWRHGSRDFGPVGDWAESGCEIVATPYFAGGGARYLVPALPWHLWTYRPRYLYVMDEMDRASLAWHALLARLCWPPVRVVNYSLQNLRAPRYYRWHHRLATLLNQILVSRSIAASEEADAALKANGYSGPTRVIPLWASESWFRPADPADRPGLRRVFGIRDEEIALIFAGSMAEAKGLRLLAEVLPRFPRLRVLSAGQGPLAAELPWRLGSRWRHLGSLGAEELRSLYQAGDYVILPSLTLPDWKEQIGRSLIEGVLCGCIALGSDSGNIPGITLFPEATFRQGDAESLAVLLSALPIPGADGVRAAQRRNVEERYTAAAVARATGDFLLDARPGKAAGTGAAA
- a CDS encoding glycosyltransferase, producing the protein MEISLAVPTYNQAELLRAFLSAWRERGADLVPLIVVDDGSSDETPAVLREAAHPRLTAHRLPHVSAAHARNHALRHAPTPWLAFTDTDCILSRSYFETLSGIPSRYSGGAAVEGPVRPVAGPKPPFTHSLHNPGGAYATANMVFRVEKALALGGFDEGFTANYREDTDLALTLLDHGVAIPLCADLIVEHPHLPRRFLPSLRAAYRTQVRLVGAEMRLYRKHPSSYARVRHHGDARGTLADWCVKYFALYFKECFRYLCRQPGLRAGERLRALLPSLQAMIVALAEQACIVGLCMVKWREIARLKSS
- a CDS encoding sugar transferase, whose amino-acid sequence is MANTPRKGIRDSAYRAGKRVLDIAGALAGLMILFVLFPFMVALIKFDSRGPIFFVQTRMGQYGHRFKFVKFRTMRVGAHQQQWELDNLNESGGLTFKISNDPRVTRMGRFLRRTSLDEMPQFWNVLRGDMSLVGPRPPLLREVSQYNDIQKVRMTVPQGMTGLWQVRGRSKLKFNDMVDLDVYYALHPSLAIDLKILMATIPTVLFGRGAV
- a CDS encoding glycosyltransferase family 4 protein; this encodes MKIGILSREYPPLTHVGGIATYSAAAAALMAREGHEVHVVCNGPEYRMESKYGVFVHRVPMGPHPLPGGRLFYPYRAWYRRTLPHYLDALTWARTAGRYLEERLDLAGFDAWEYPETAGEGAFFPRRPGARAPRLICRVHTGWMEGYVDNPLERMLVLRLQRQACQRADRLVSPSASVARGYVRDILGLAKAAEVNRNPMLLWDDPIDWKAKSSAHLLYVGRVEHRKGLQVLLGALDSLGADAEGLTLRVVGNMYPPTRELDAQCIRDFQAHRDLPQGPAGRRYALEYAGPCDHSRMPDHYDWAGALILPSLMENYPYTALEALSRGCYVIGSDVGGIPEIVDRPARGTLFPAENKAILARKIREWSVGNRGLPAGTREATEAIRAEFSPDACARRLLGTYGEYAEERDSR